One window of Desulfobacca acetoxidans DSM 11109 genomic DNA carries:
- the modB gene encoding molybdate ABC transporter permease subunit, with protein MLDSATLFSLKLSLQVAGLATVLVMASGIGMAYLLARRDFFGKELLDICLTLPLVLPPTVTGYYLIILFGRNGVIGRLVYEWTGWTIMFSWQAAVLASYVVALPLMIKTTRAALEAVDRNLINASYTLGHSEWRTALWVVLPLAKKGIIAGTVLTFARALGEFGATLMLAGNIPGKTDTMPLAIYTLASSGEWRQANFMVIFLTLISGLFLYVANRFSRRMA; from the coding sequence ATGTTAGACAGCGCCACACTTTTTTCTTTAAAACTCTCCCTGCAGGTGGCCGGCCTGGCCACCGTATTGGTCATGGCCAGCGGGATCGGCATGGCCTATCTGCTGGCCCGCAGAGATTTTTTCGGCAAGGAATTGCTGGACATCTGCCTGACCCTGCCTCTGGTCCTGCCGCCTACGGTCACGGGCTATTATCTGATCATCCTGTTCGGCCGCAACGGCGTTATCGGACGCCTCGTCTACGAGTGGACCGGCTGGACCATTATGTTCAGTTGGCAAGCGGCGGTCCTGGCCTCGTATGTGGTGGCCCTGCCCTTGATGATCAAAACGACGCGGGCCGCCCTGGAAGCAGTGGACCGCAACCTCATCAATGCCTCTTATACCCTGGGACACTCGGAGTGGCGCACGGCCCTCTGGGTCGTTCTGCCCTTGGCCAAGAAAGGCATCATCGCCGGAACCGTTCTCACCTTCGCCCGCGCCTTGGGCGAATTTGGGGCCACCCTGATGCTGGCCGGGAACATCCCCGGCAAGACCGATACCATGCCGCTGGCCATTTACACCTTGGCCAGCAGCGGCGAATGGCGTCAGGCAAATTTCATGGTCATCTTCCTGACGCTGATATCCGGGTTATTCCTCTACGTGGCCAATCGTTTCAGCCGGAGGATGGCGTAA
- the modA gene encoding molybdate ABC transporter substrate-binding protein, with translation MKRIVFLLGIMYIISSSGVWAGAQSEILVSAAISLKNAFTELGQLYQKKHSDVKVSFNFGASGDLARQIQGGAPVAVFASAAQKDMDVLDQAGMLVPGSRKDFAGNGVVLVQPRQVSVKIGGFQDLTRPEIKKIAIGNPKTVPAGRYAMDVINYFKIADVIQPKLVLAENVRQVLDYVSRGEVDAGLVYQTDALTRPKEVQVITLAPPASHKPVVYPLALIKGAADTAAAKEFISLILSAEGQDILKKYGFKPVSKN, from the coding sequence ATGAAGAGGATTGTATTTCTGTTAGGCATTATGTACATCATCAGTAGTTCTGGTGTCTGGGCCGGGGCGCAGTCGGAAATTCTGGTTTCCGCCGCCATCAGCCTGAAAAATGCCTTTACGGAGCTCGGCCAACTCTATCAGAAGAAGCATTCCGACGTCAAAGTAAGCTTTAACTTCGGCGCCTCCGGCGATCTGGCCCGGCAGATTCAGGGAGGGGCGCCGGTGGCGGTCTTTGCTTCGGCGGCTCAGAAAGATATGGATGTGCTTGACCAGGCTGGCATGTTAGTGCCGGGAAGCCGTAAGGATTTTGCCGGCAACGGGGTAGTCCTGGTTCAACCCCGGCAGGTATCCGTCAAAATTGGCGGTTTTCAAGATTTAACCAGACCTGAGATAAAAAAGATCGCCATCGGCAATCCCAAGACGGTTCCGGCGGGAAGATATGCCATGGATGTCATTAATTACTTTAAGATTGCCGATGTCATTCAACCCAAGTTGGTCCTGGCGGAAAATGTCCGGCAGGTGTTGGATTATGTCTCCCGAGGGGAAGTAGACGCCGGTCTGGTTTACCAAACCGATGCCTTGACCCGTCCCAAGGAAGTGCAGGTAATAACCCTGGCTCCACCTGCCAGCCACAAGCCGGTGGTGTATCCTCTAGCTTTAATCAAAGGCGCCGCCGATACTGCGGCGGCCAAAGAGTTTATCAGCCTGATTCTTTCTGCCGAGGGGCAGGACATACTCAAAAAGTATGGGTTTAAACCAGTTTCAAAAAATTAA
- a CDS encoding DEAD/DEAH box helicase: MEFSIFDFHHQVTAGVVAARFRTPTPIQAKAIPLIMQGHDVVGLAHTGTGKTAAFVLPILHRLMQGERRQVRALVIAPTRELAQQIHEAIGTLGSRTGLRSVTIYGGVGFNPQVDKLKRGAEIVVACPGRLLDHMNQGTIDLSNLEVLVLDESDRMFDMGFLPDIRKIIKHVPTERQTLLFSATMPDDILHLAHEVLKAPVTVQVNNIGPAINVSHRLYPIKQHLKTALLLELLRHTNTESVLIFTRTKHRAKRLGEQLGKAGYRATSLQGNLSQGRRQAVMNGFRNGTFQILVATDIAARGIDVTQISHVINYDMPDTIDAYTHRIGRTGRNTKTGDAFTFITSEDEDMVRRIENVLRTRVRHCILDGFDYKKADALPDCKLARPLSQAQRRRERKKTEPSKGRGKDSQFFGHR; this comes from the coding sequence TTGTGGCGGCACGATTTAGGACGCCTACGCCGATCCAGGCCAAGGCAATCCCGCTAATCATGCAAGGGCATGACGTTGTGGGCCTAGCCCATACCGGTACCGGGAAGACCGCGGCCTTTGTGCTGCCTATCCTGCATCGCTTGATGCAGGGCGAGCGTAGGCAGGTCAGGGCTCTTGTTATTGCCCCCACCCGCGAATTGGCCCAGCAGATTCACGAAGCCATAGGAACCCTGGGAAGCCGGACCGGACTCAGGAGCGTTACTATTTATGGCGGAGTTGGTTTCAATCCTCAGGTGGATAAGCTGAAGCGCGGCGCCGAGATTGTCGTTGCCTGTCCGGGTCGCCTGCTTGACCACATGAATCAGGGCACCATCGACCTGTCGAATCTGGAAGTGCTCGTCCTGGATGAGTCAGACCGGATGTTCGATATGGGATTTCTGCCTGATATTAGAAAGATCATCAAGCACGTGCCGACAGAACGCCAGACACTGTTGTTTTCGGCAACCATGCCTGATGATATTCTTCATCTGGCCCACGAAGTACTAAAAGCACCGGTTACGGTGCAGGTCAACAATATTGGACCGGCAATCAATGTCTCACACAGGCTTTATCCGATCAAGCAGCACCTCAAAACCGCGCTCCTTCTCGAGCTGTTGCGCCATACCAACACTGAATCGGTATTGATCTTTACGCGCACCAAACACCGGGCCAAACGGTTAGGGGAACAACTGGGGAAGGCCGGCTATCGCGCCACGTCACTGCAGGGAAATCTCTCCCAGGGGCGGCGACAGGCCGTGATGAACGGATTTCGCAACGGTACGTTCCAGATACTGGTGGCTACTGACATTGCCGCACGCGGGATTGACGTAACCCAGATTTCCCATGTTATCAATTACGACATGCCGGATACTATCGATGCCTATACGCATAGAATCGGACGTACCGGCCGAAATACGAAAACCGGGGATGCCTTCACTTTCATTACCTCTGAAGATGAGGATATGGTTCGCCGGATCGAGAATGTCCTCCGCACCAGGGTTAGACATTGTATACTTGACGGTTTTGATTATAAAAAAGCTGATGCGCTGCCCGATTGCAAGTTAGCCCGACCGTTGTCCCAAGCTCAGCGCCGCAGAGAACGGAAAAAAACTGAACCATCCAAAGGGCGCGGTAAAGATTCACAGTTTTTCGGACACAGATAA